The following proteins come from a genomic window of Vicinamibacterales bacterium:
- a CDS encoding ATP-binding protein, with protein sequence MLERRLKDRLIYLINHYPAVGLLGPRQVGKTTLALEIAGQRPSVYLDLESVTDLARLADPEQYFADHEDDLVVLDEVHRVPELFQTLRGVIDRGRRREKKTGRFLLLGSAAIDLLKQSGESLAGRISYLELAPFDALEVPADALDTLWVRGGFPSSFLADDDELSLKWRQDFIRTYLEREIPQFGPRIPAETLRRFWTMLAHNQSELLNAANLARGLGVDGKTVAAYLDLLVDLLLVRRLPAWHRNTGKRLVKSPKVFVRDTGIAHALLGLRNKEDVLGHPVAGQTWETLAIETLIAAAPEGTEASFYRTSAGAEIDLVLALPNRQLWAIEIKRSSAPKVGKGFHIACADLKPHRQLVVYSGTERFSLGHKTEALGLVALATELQSVK encoded by the coding sequence ATGTTGGAGCGACGCCTCAAAGACCGCCTGATTTACCTCATCAATCACTATCCCGCCGTGGGCCTGCTTGGACCTCGACAGGTGGGTAAGACGACGTTGGCTCTGGAAATCGCCGGCCAACGGCCGTCGGTCTACCTGGACCTTGAATCAGTCACCGACCTCGCCCGGCTTGCCGACCCTGAACAGTATTTTGCCGATCATGAGGACGACCTGGTTGTCCTCGATGAGGTGCATCGTGTCCCGGAACTCTTTCAGACCCTGCGGGGCGTTATTGACCGCGGCCGCAGGCGTGAAAAGAAGACCGGCCGCTTTCTCTTGCTGGGTTCTGCCGCCATCGATCTGCTCAAGCAATCGGGCGAGAGTCTGGCGGGCCGCATCTCCTACCTGGAACTCGCACCCTTTGACGCGCTGGAAGTGCCTGCGGACGCATTGGACACGTTATGGGTTCGAGGGGGATTCCCGTCGAGCTTTCTTGCGGACGACGATGAATTGAGCCTCAAGTGGCGTCAGGATTTCATCCGCACCTATCTCGAACGGGAGATTCCCCAGTTCGGCCCGCGCATCCCCGCCGAGACGCTTCGCCGCTTCTGGACGATGCTCGCGCACAATCAGTCTGAACTTCTCAACGCAGCCAATCTGGCCCGTGGGCTGGGTGTCGATGGTAAGACGGTTGCCGCCTACCTCGACCTGCTGGTCGATCTGCTGCTTGTGCGACGGTTGCCCGCGTGGCATCGGAACACCGGCAAGCGGCTTGTGAAATCACCGAAGGTCTTTGTGCGCGACACGGGAATTGCCCATGCGCTGCTCGGGCTGAGAAACAAGGAAGATGTCCTCGGCCATCCGGTGGCCGGCCAGACATGGGAAACCCTGGCGATCGAGACATTGATTGCTGCGGCGCCTGAAGGCACGGAAGCGAGTTTCTATCGCACTTCTGCCGGTGCTGAAATCGACCTCGTCCTTGCACTGCCAAATCGCCAACTGTGGGCTATCGAGATTAAGCGGAGTTCGGCGCCGAAGGTGGGGAAGGGGTTTCACATCGCCTGCGCCGACCTGAAACCGCATCGGCAGTTAGTCGTCTATTCGGGAACGGAGCGGTTTTCTCTCGGTCACAAGACGGAGGCCCTTGGGTTGGTGGCGCTCGCCACCGAACTTCAATCGGTAAAGTGA
- a CDS encoding MaoC family dehydratase — MAISIGVTDLANRVGAELGVSEWLTVTQERIDRFAEATGDHQWIHIDAARAAVESPYGSTIAHGFLTLSLVSTLLPNAIDVTGTRMLINYGCDRVRFVAAVPVGSRVRGRFVAAAVEAAKDGLQVTWGVTIEREGQDKPCVVLEWRVRYYPDRQP; from the coding sequence ATGGCGATTAGCATCGGTGTCACCGACCTGGCCAACCGGGTCGGCGCGGAGCTCGGCGTGAGCGAATGGCTCACCGTGACGCAGGAGCGGATTGATCGATTCGCCGAGGCGACCGGCGATCACCAGTGGATCCACATCGACGCCGCGCGCGCGGCGGTCGAGTCGCCGTACGGGTCCACCATTGCGCATGGATTCCTGACCCTGTCGCTCGTCAGCACCCTGCTTCCCAACGCCATCGACGTGACCGGCACGCGCATGCTGATCAACTACGGCTGCGACCGCGTCCGCTTCGTCGCGGCGGTTCCGGTCGGTTCGCGGGTCCGCGGCCGATTCGTCGCCGCCGCGGTCGAGGCGGCAAAGGATGGCCTGCAGGTGACATGGGGCGTCACCATCGAGCGCGAGGGCCAGGACAAGCCGTGCGTCGTGCTGGAGTGGAGAGTGCGCTACTACCCGGACCGGCAGCCCTAG
- a CDS encoding BACON domain-containing protein, with product MIVPIAMAACSGSPSSPSPTPATCSFTLGSTTLNMAGVGGTATIAVTTGSTCSWTVASSAAFVSVTSAASVTGPGSVNVSVAENLGDPRTATLTIGGQTVTVNQASGDPVFGNWAGTITKGTGCPASLPGTAQWTGTIRRNAGGFHEFVISIPSVLVFNQTVSLTLNGSTLQFAVALDALYTFTATLSADRRAFSGTFAGGTCSGTWTGTRQ from the coding sequence TTGATCGTTCCGATCGCGATGGCGGCGTGTTCCGGTTCACCGTCGTCGCCCTCGCCCACTCCGGCGACGTGTTCGTTCACGCTCGGGAGCACCACCCTCAACATGGCCGGCGTCGGTGGCACGGCGACCATCGCCGTCACCACCGGCAGCACCTGCTCGTGGACGGTCGCCTCGAGCGCCGCGTTCGTCAGTGTGACCTCGGCCGCCAGTGTCACCGGGCCAGGCTCGGTGAACGTCAGCGTCGCCGAGAACCTCGGAGATCCCCGCACCGCGACACTCACCATTGGCGGTCAGACCGTCACGGTAAATCAGGCCTCTGGCGACCCCGTCTTCGGCAACTGGGCGGGGACGATCACGAAGGGCACCGGCTGCCCCGCCAGCCTGCCGGGAACGGCGCAGTGGACCGGTACGATTCGCCGCAATGCCGGCGGCTTTCACGAGTTCGTGATCAGCATCCCGTCGGTGCTCGTCTTCAACCAGACGGTGAGTTTGACGCTCAACGGGAGCACCCTTCAGTTCGCCGTCGCGCTCGATGCGCTTTACACGTTCACGGCGACGCTATCGGCTGATCGCCGGGCATTCAGCGGGACTTTCGCGGGTGGCACCTGCAGCGGAACGTGGACGGGGACGCGTCAATAG
- a CDS encoding asparaginase, producing MKSGYCNVEVWRGNVVESHHRVHVAVAHAEHGLTASAGNPAHHSFVRSAIKMFQVLPFVEAGGPDHFGLTTEELALCTASHGGEPFHVAAARAILAKARLTERALACGPQSPMHVPTSDAMKAAGQAPTKIHNNCSGKHGGMLAFAVHQRWVTSGYHRPSHPVQQRVLSTVEKWMGLEAGSIEQAVDGCGLPTFAMPLDAVALGCARFAAAAADRQAAPARIVSAMVSHPEFVAGTDRLDTDLMRATKGRLFSKVGAEGFYCAGIPAMRAGIAIKVEDGAWRAVEPALLAVLRKIDAISASEFDALHHYAQPVILNTRKERVGTICARLDL from the coding sequence TGTGGCGTGGCAACGTCGTGGAATCGCATCACCGCGTGCACGTGGCGGTGGCTCATGCGGAACACGGGCTGACGGCCAGCGCCGGCAACCCCGCGCACCACAGCTTCGTGCGATCGGCGATCAAGATGTTTCAGGTGCTGCCGTTTGTCGAGGCCGGCGGCCCCGATCACTTCGGCCTCACCACCGAGGAGCTCGCGCTGTGCACCGCGTCGCACGGCGGCGAGCCCTTTCACGTGGCCGCCGCGCGCGCCATCCTCGCCAAGGCCCGGCTCACCGAACGCGCGCTGGCGTGCGGGCCGCAGTCGCCCATGCACGTGCCGACGTCCGACGCCATGAAGGCGGCCGGCCAGGCGCCGACGAAGATCCACAACAACTGCTCGGGCAAGCACGGCGGAATGCTGGCGTTTGCCGTGCATCAGCGCTGGGTCACGAGCGGCTATCACCGCCCGTCGCATCCGGTGCAGCAGCGCGTGCTCTCGACAGTCGAGAAGTGGATGGGCCTGGAGGCCGGCAGCATCGAGCAGGCGGTAGACGGCTGCGGCTTGCCGACGTTCGCGATGCCGCTCGATGCGGTGGCACTCGGTTGCGCCCGGTTCGCCGCGGCCGCCGCGGATCGCCAGGCCGCGCCCGCGCGGATTGTGTCGGCCATGGTTTCGCACCCGGAGTTCGTGGCCGGCACCGATCGGCTCGACACCGACCTGATGCGGGCGACGAAAGGCCGGCTGTTCTCGAAGGTGGGCGCCGAGGGCTTCTACTGCGCCGGCATCCCCGCGATGCGAGCCGGCATCGCGATCAAGGTGGAAGACGGCGCCTGGCGCGCGGTGGAGCCGGCGCTGCTCGCGGTGCTCCGCAAGATCGACGCGATCAGCGCATCGGAATTCGATGCGCTCCATCACTACGCGCAGCCGGTCATCCTCAATACAAGAAAAGAGCGGGTCGGCACCATCTGCGCCCGGCTCGACCTGTAA
- a CDS encoding acyl-CoA dehydrogenase family protein, giving the protein MTLPQRLAAFMDEHVYPNEATFHRQVAEGDRWQPTPIVEELKARARAAGLWNLFLPESEYGAGLTNVEYAPLCEIMGRSIPMGPEVFNCSAPDTGNMEVLVRYGTAEQRRRWLEPLLAGEIRSCFAMTEPDVASSDATNIQSRIVRDGDDYVINGHKWWISGAGDPRCRIAIFMGKTSPQAPVHQQQSMILVPMDTPGIETRRMLPVFGFDDAPHGHAELVFTNVRVPATNILLGEGRGFEIAQGRLGPGRIHHCMRLIGSAERALEAMCRRVKARVAFGKPLAEQGTVRAGIAESRMEIEQARLLTLKAAQLMDTVGNKAARREIAMIKVVVPRMAARVIDRAIQAHGAAGVSDDFGLAAAWAYARTIRLADGPDEVHVEAIAKMELK; this is encoded by the coding sequence ATGACTTTACCGCAGCGCCTCGCGGCGTTCATGGACGAGCATGTCTATCCCAACGAGGCGACGTTTCACCGCCAGGTAGCCGAGGGCGACCGGTGGCAGCCGACGCCCATTGTCGAGGAACTGAAGGCCAGGGCGCGCGCGGCCGGGTTGTGGAACCTGTTCCTCCCGGAAAGCGAGTACGGCGCGGGATTGACCAACGTCGAGTACGCGCCGCTGTGCGAGATCATGGGCCGATCGATCCCGATGGGGCCGGAGGTCTTCAACTGTTCGGCGCCCGACACCGGCAACATGGAGGTGCTGGTGCGCTACGGCACGGCCGAGCAGCGCAGGCGATGGCTCGAGCCGCTGCTGGCAGGGGAGATCCGGTCGTGCTTTGCCATGACGGAGCCGGATGTGGCCTCCTCCGACGCCACCAACATTCAATCCCGCATCGTCCGCGACGGCGACGACTACGTCATCAACGGGCACAAGTGGTGGATCTCCGGCGCCGGCGATCCGCGCTGCCGGATCGCGATCTTCATGGGGAAGACCAGTCCGCAGGCGCCGGTGCATCAGCAGCAGTCGATGATCCTGGTGCCGATGGACACCCCGGGCATCGAGACGCGGCGCATGCTGCCGGTGTTTGGCTTTGACGATGCGCCGCATGGGCACGCTGAGTTGGTGTTCACCAACGTCCGGGTGCCGGCCACGAACATCCTGCTGGGCGAGGGCCGTGGCTTCGAAATTGCGCAAGGGCGCCTGGGGCCGGGCCGCATCCATCATTGCATGCGGCTGATCGGCAGCGCCGAGCGCGCGCTCGAGGCCATGTGCCGCCGGGTCAAGGCCCGGGTCGCCTTCGGCAAACCGCTGGCGGAGCAGGGAACCGTTCGCGCCGGCATTGCGGAATCGCGGATGGAGATCGAGCAGGCGCGCCTGCTCACGCTGAAGGCGGCGCAACTGATGGACACCGTGGGCAACAAAGCGGCCCGCCGGGAGATTGCGATGATCAAGGTCGTGGTGCCGCGCATGGCGGCGCGCGTGATCGACCGGGCAATCCAGGCGCACGGCGCCGCCGGGGTCTCGGATGACTTCGGCCTCGCCGCGGCGTGGGCCTACGCGCGCACCATTCGCCTGGCTGACGGTCCGGATGAAGTGCACGTCGAGGCGATCGCGAAGATGGAGCTCAAGTGA
- a CDS encoding AbrB/MazE/SpoVT family DNA-binding domain-containing protein, with the protein MRITSKGQVTIPQEIREQLGLLPNTEVEFSVERGRAVLRPKAGAPTIGEITAKRLRQGPKMTMSSKELMALLRDEPDEIDAD; encoded by the coding sequence ATGAGAATCACCAGCAAGGGCCAAGTCACCATCCCCCAGGAGATTCGGGAACAGCTGGGCCTCCTTCCGAATACCGAAGTCGAGTTCAGTGTCGAACGGGGCCGAGCCGTGCTCCGCCCGAAGGCCGGCGCACCGACGATCGGGGAAATCACCGCCAAGCGGCTCCGCCAGGGACCCAAGATGACGATGAGCAGCAAGGAGTTGATGGCCTTGTTGCGAGACGAGCCGGATGAGATCGACGCTGATTGA
- a CDS encoding type II toxin-antitoxin system VapC family toxin — MRSTLIDSNVLVDLFDDESEWQEWSDAMVAQCRNRGPLIINPVILAEVSAGFDSYEAVNQHLPEDFVVREDLPWEAAFLAARAFVIYRHAGGQRRSPLPDFYIGAHATVKGHTLLTRDPRRYRYYFPKLRIVSP; from the coding sequence ATGAGATCGACGCTGATTGATTCGAACGTGCTCGTCGATCTGTTCGACGATGAGTCGGAGTGGCAGGAGTGGTCGGACGCGATGGTGGCCCAGTGCCGCAACCGGGGACCGCTAATCATCAACCCGGTGATCCTTGCCGAGGTCTCCGCGGGGTTTGACTCCTATGAGGCCGTCAATCAGCACTTGCCAGAGGACTTCGTCGTGCGCGAGGACCTGCCGTGGGAGGCCGCGTTCCTGGCGGCCCGCGCCTTTGTCATCTACCGGCACGCGGGCGGCCAGCGCCGGTCTCCGCTGCCGGATTTCTACATCGGCGCCCACGCGACCGTGAAGGGCCACACGTTGCTCACGCGGGATCCCCGCCGCTACCGCTACTACTTCCCGAAGCTCCGCATCGTGTCGCCGTAA
- a CDS encoding glucose 1-dehydrogenase: MVPLSSLFDLTGRVAIVTGGSRGLGLEMAEGLAEAGASLMLCARRADWLTPAIDALRARGFTVDGMACDVSKADQVQAVVDKTRETYGRIDILVNNAGVTWAARPEDLPADKWQKVIDVNLTGAFLFAQAAGREMLKAGYGRIINVSSIAGLISSVSGPHYAAYAASKAGLMGLTRELAASWGRQGIRVNAVAPGYFHSRLADAAIAMVEPELKTTSPLPRVGAEGELKGVIVFLAADASNYITGQVIVVDGGMTIT; encoded by the coding sequence GTGGTTCCACTTAGTTCACTGTTTGACCTCACCGGCCGCGTGGCCATTGTCACGGGCGGCTCTCGCGGCCTCGGCCTCGAGATGGCCGAAGGCCTGGCCGAGGCCGGCGCCTCATTGATGCTATGCGCGCGGCGGGCCGATTGGCTCACCCCCGCCATCGACGCCCTGCGCGCGCGCGGCTTCACCGTGGACGGCATGGCCTGCGACGTGTCGAAGGCCGACCAGGTGCAGGCCGTCGTCGACAAGACCCGCGAGACCTACGGCCGCATCGACATCCTGGTGAACAACGCCGGCGTGACGTGGGCGGCGCGGCCGGAAGATCTGCCGGCCGACAAGTGGCAGAAGGTGATCGACGTCAACCTGACCGGCGCCTTCCTGTTCGCACAGGCCGCCGGCCGCGAGATGCTGAAGGCCGGGTACGGCCGCATCATCAACGTCTCGTCGATCGCCGGGTTGATCTCATCGGTGTCGGGCCCGCACTACGCGGCCTACGCCGCCAGCAAGGCGGGGCTGATGGGCCTGACCCGGGAACTGGCCGCGTCCTGGGGACGCCAGGGCATTCGCGTCAACGCCGTCGCGCCCGGCTACTTCCATTCGCGTCTGGCCGACGCGGCGATCGCCATGGTCGAGCCCGAGCTCAAGACCACCAGTCCCCTTCCGCGCGTCGGCGCCGAGGGCGAGCTGAAGGGCGTCATCGTGTTCCTGGCCGCCGACGCCTCCAACTACATCACTGGACAGGTCATCGTCGTCGATGGCGGGATGACCATCACTTGA
- a CDS encoding DUF3553 domain-containing protein, translated as MAIEAGRHVRHRARPDWGIGKVEGNNGESVFVRFGDQLKTIKISFAEQFLEPVTAAELEASKPKERAGPAVGRTAQCPECGKALMRGADGEWRPCPNCR; from the coding sequence ATGGCAATCGAAGCAGGGCGGCACGTACGGCATCGGGCGCGGCCCGATTGGGGTATTGGCAAGGTGGAGGGCAATAACGGCGAGAGCGTCTTCGTCCGGTTTGGCGACCAGCTCAAGACCATCAAGATTTCGTTCGCGGAACAGTTCCTGGAGCCGGTGACCGCCGCGGAGTTGGAGGCGAGCAAGCCGAAGGAGAGGGCCGGCCCCGCCGTTGGCCGCACCGCGCAATGCCCTGAGTGTGGCAAGGCCTTGATGCGAGGCGCCGACGGGGAGTGGAGGCCGTGTCCGAACTGCCGGTGA
- a CDS encoding alpha/beta fold hydrolase — MTLSNLFALSLALAAVGAVVGAQTPAAQPDVHRRLFPLGDFRLESGVVLPKATLAYATWGALNAARDNAILIPSWYGSDHHGYDFLIGPGRALDPARYFIVATEMFANGFSSSPSNTPAPFDGPAFPAIAIRDNVEAARRLLTSELGVTHLRAVVGFSMGAQQAFQWAVSHPDFVSAIAAYCGTARTYPHGIVRLEGAISALTADAAFADGRYTSPPRKGLAAWSRHWAGWVWSQEWWRRELFKPQWATVEEVLASRTARDEVRDPNNLIAQARTWQRHNVGDTPGFGGDHERALASIKARVLYMPGATDLYFPVGDGKYESQFIKDVVFTPIPSVWGHLAGGGANAADNDFINAQVRGLLEPN; from the coding sequence ATGACTCTTTCCAATTTGTTCGCCCTGAGCCTCGCGCTGGCCGCCGTTGGCGCGGTGGTCGGTGCGCAAACGCCGGCCGCCCAACCGGACGTCCACCGCCGCTTATTCCCCTTGGGCGATTTTCGTCTCGAGAGCGGCGTCGTTCTGCCCAAGGCCACCCTCGCCTACGCCACGTGGGGCGCGTTGAATGCCGCGCGCGATAACGCCATCCTGATCCCGTCGTGGTACGGCTCGGATCACCATGGCTACGATTTCCTCATCGGCCCCGGGCGGGCGCTCGACCCGGCCAGGTACTTCATCGTCGCCACCGAGATGTTCGCGAACGGCTTCTCGTCGTCGCCGAGCAATACACCGGCGCCGTTTGACGGCCCCGCCTTTCCCGCGATTGCGATCCGTGACAACGTCGAGGCCGCGCGCCGGCTCTTGACGTCAGAGTTGGGCGTCACCCATTTGCGTGCGGTGGTCGGCTTTTCAATGGGTGCTCAGCAGGCGTTTCAGTGGGCGGTGTCGCATCCAGACTTTGTCAGCGCCATCGCGGCCTACTGTGGAACCGCGAGGACCTACCCACACGGCATCGTTCGGCTCGAAGGCGCGATCAGCGCGCTGACTGCCGATGCGGCCTTTGCCGACGGCCGCTATACGTCGCCGCCCAGGAAGGGCCTGGCGGCGTGGTCGCGCCACTGGGCCGGGTGGGTCTGGTCGCAGGAGTGGTGGCGCCGCGAGCTCTTCAAGCCGCAGTGGGCGACCGTCGAGGAAGTGCTCGCGTCACGCACGGCGCGCGATGAGGTGCGCGACCCCAACAACCTCATCGCGCAGGCGCGGACCTGGCAGCGTCACAATGTCGGCGACACGCCGGGTTTTGGTGGCGACCACGAGCGTGCGCTCGCCTCGATCAAAGCCCGCGTGCTCTACATGCCCGGTGCCACCGATTTGTATTTTCCGGTGGGCGACGGCAAGTACGAGAGCCAATTCATCAAGGACGTTGTGTTTACGCCCATCCCGTCGGTGTGGGGCCACCTGGCCGGCGGCGGTGCCAACGCCGCAGACAACGACTTCATCAATGCTCAGGTGCGAGGACTCCTGGAGCCGAACTAG